A genomic window from Erpetoichthys calabaricus chromosome 17, fErpCal1.3, whole genome shotgun sequence includes:
- the LOC114667368 gene encoding uncharacterized protein LOC114667368: MESLTPPLVTISESFTAFDDDLASPQPPRLLKTKLNMTCRRKREFISEEKKDASYWEKRRKNNEAAKRSREKRRLNDMVLENRVLALNEENVRLKTELLQLKLRFGLISTASYVEKSQQISGNAVNHYFSGGYSSGSQVMLNSDSSEAEQSVRGRGNNTLAKYSPRGSLSDMSDGSSRDSPEPMNYEVKHDDSHMDISCLDADTSPMIFRNMNSKPNHELEMALDFNDKQDGALPSIVAPSRGVILYRSSGSSYLVDSQALLDSEKQPRLAPLGGGPLKPDIPDQLSEEAAQPEEMEPKPPSPYKTLVMDAHQYREHPHLPPSSFAPDLVKTGCGDHQEACSPAYDHCYHSSQDEEPPVLTFEGRRHSDVYLHESLTKDSSSTDGDVRSSDKETSADEDSPSFSSSSSSSESGGYHGLLAQSLSPTVVAPALLGSAEGQVEVKATALPHKLRLKYRALSNSGGSPPELSVALPQHPYLALTHVSPPSALEKDSPSRCQVYEHMPIMPTRDPNGFCKVRAPESPQGDIKYCEGNSSKDFERRAACRNKRRD, translated from the coding sequence ATGGAAAGCCTAACACCGCCATTGGTCACGATTTCAGAAAGTTTCACTGCCTTTGATGACGACCTCGCCTCCCCTCAACCCCCAAGACTCCTGAAAACCAAGCTTAACATGACCTGCCGACGCAAGCGAGAGTTCATCTCGGAGGAGAAGAAGGACGCCTCCTACTGGGAGAAGAGGCGCAAGAACAACGAGGCGGCCAAGCGCTCCCGGGAGAAGCGGCGCCTCAATGACATGGTCCTGGAGAACCGCGTGTTGGCTCTCAACGAGGAGAATGTGCGGCTGAAGACGGAACTGCTGCAGCTGAAGCTTCGCTTCGGGCTCATCAGCACGGCGTCCTACGTGGAGAAAAGCCAGCAGATCAGCGGCAACGCGGTCAACCATTACTTCTCGGGCGGCTACTCCAGCGGCTCCCAGGTGATGCTCAATTCGGATTCCTCGGAGGCGGAGCAGTCAGTCCGGGGGCGGGGCAACAACACGTTGGCGAAATACTCGCCGCGAGGCTCCCTTTCCGATATGTCGGACGGCTCTTCCAGGGACAGCCCCGAGCCCATGAACTATGAGGTCAAGCATGACGACTCGCACATGGACATCTCCTGCCTGGACGCGGACACTTCACCGATGATATTCCGGAACATGAACTCTAAACCCAATCACGAACTGGAAATGGCGCTAGACTTCAACGACAAGCAGGATGGCGCACTTCCCTCTATTGTGGCGCCCTCTAGAGGTGTGATCCTGTACAGGAGCAGTGGCAGCTCCTACCTTGTGGACAGCCAGGCACTGCTGGACTCAGAGAAACAGCCACGACTGGCACCACTGGGGGGAGGCCCACTCAAGCCAGACATCCCAGACCAACTCTCGGAAGAAGCTGCTCAGCCGGAAGAGATGGAACCCAAGCCTCCCTCTCCTTATAAGACGTTAGTGATGGACGCGCACCAGTATCGGGAGCATCCACATCTCCCCCCGAGCTCGTTTGCTCCGGATCTGGTGAAGACCGGATGCGGTGACCACCAAGAGGCGTGTTCTCCGGCCTATGATCATTGCTATCATAGCTCCCAAGATGAAGAACCGCCAGTCCTCACCTTCGAAGGCAGGAGGCATTCGGACGTCTACTTACACGAGAGCTTAACCAAAGATAGCTCCTCCACCGATGGGGATGTGAGGAGTTCAGATAAGGAGACGTCTGCCGATGAAGATTCACCGtcgttctcctcctcctcctcgtcttCCGAATCTGGAGGATACCACGGGCTCTTAGCCCAGTCGCTCTCACCCACAGTGGTGGCACCAGCTCTGCTTGGCTCCGCCGAAGGTCAGGTGGAGGTCAAAGCTACCGCCCTACCGCACAAGTTGCGCCTGAAGTACCGGGCGCTAAGCAACAGCGGGGGCAGCCCACCCGAGTTGTCGGTAGCGTTACCACAGCACCCTTACCTAGCACTTACTCACGTCAGCCCGCCATCTGCTCTTGAGAAGGACAGTCCCAGCAGATGCCAGGTCTATGAACACATGCCCATCATGCCCACCAGGGACCCTAACGGCTTCTGTAAAGTCAGGGCTCCAGAGTCACCACAGGGGGACATAAAGTACTGTGAGGGGAACTCATCGAAGGATTTCGAGAGGCGGGCTGCTTGTCGGAACAAGCGGCGTGACTGA